One genomic window of Pseudomonas sp. LFM046 includes the following:
- the recB gene encoding exodeoxyribonuclease V subunit beta, whose protein sequence is MSQPQRPLALSFPLHGSRLIEASAGTGKTFTISALYLRLILCHGGEAAFREPLLPPQILVVTFTDAATRELRDRIRARLVEAAAVFRGDGQPDALLAELRGDVPQGEWADCARRLELAAQWMDEAAVSTIHGWCQRMLREHAFDSGSLFSQTLETDHSELLAEVVRDYWRQHCYPLEGAALEWAVRSWGTPANLGARLRPLLGEEGAVSQQSLGELLEFALQDRERNLASLKAPWRVWADELQGILEAGAAAKQVDGRKIQARYFLPWFDKLRAWASGDDAALDLGGGFTRLTPEGLAEAWKGEPPKHPALEAMAILKDQLDNLPDPAEAALRHAAAWVRQRFDREKRQRAEMGFDDMLTRLDAALQSESGPRLAEVIRRQFPVALIDEFQDTDPLQYRIFDTLYEVEANRDDCGLFMIGDPKQAIYSFRGADIHTYLRARRATLGRHYNLEKNFRSSQHMVDAVNNLFLRAENREGGAGAFLFRDDLPFFPVGAQGRKEVWTVEGQAQSALNLWQLATEEPVAKGTYLDALAGGAASEIVRLLELGQRQRAGFSKDGTLKPLQPSDIAVLVRDFNEAQAIRGELAARGVRSVYLSDKDSVFAAQEARDLLLWLRACAEPDQDRPLRAALASATLGLDLAELEQLNLDERTWERRVMQFRDYRQRWQRQGVLPMLRQLLQDFELPQRLMGREDGERVLTNLLHLAELLQQAAAELDGELALIRHLGELLAGEGQAAEEQVLRLESDEALVRVVTIHKSKGLEYPLVFLPFICAFRPVDDKKPLQVHDGERRRLVLKADEATVERAELERLGEDLRLLYVALTRARHACWLGVADLKIGNARKSRLHESALGYLLGGGQALAQSADLTAWLEPFKDALRSDLLPAPEASEQHYQPQDAAQFEPHWRTPARRAGEHWWIASYSALRLEEGEVQQPSRYDDAAPDSAAMQNSTDDESPALAQVQLPASAQGLHRFPRGPNPGTFLHGLLEMAADEGFAHLASGPEALRELLARRCQRRGLESWIDPLHQWLQALLTQPLGLGEGRAVRLADLVEYQPELEFWFEASRVDVQRLDALVQRHELPGIARQPLRADTLNGMFKGFIDLVFEHEGRYYVADYKSNWLGADDAAYTREAMTAAVASHRYDLQYVLYVLALHRQLSLRLPGYDYDRHLGGALYLFLRAPGTGLYLARPSRELIEQLDALFHGDPEEAAA, encoded by the coding sequence ATGAGCCAGCCCCAACGCCCCCTGGCGCTCAGCTTCCCACTGCATGGCAGTCGTCTGATCGAGGCGAGCGCCGGTACCGGCAAGACCTTCACCATCTCCGCGCTCTATCTGCGGCTGATCCTCTGTCATGGAGGCGAGGCCGCCTTTCGTGAGCCGCTGTTGCCGCCACAGATCCTGGTGGTGACCTTCACCGATGCCGCCACCCGCGAGCTGCGCGACCGTATCCGCGCGCGCCTGGTGGAGGCGGCGGCCGTCTTCCGTGGCGACGGTCAGCCGGATGCCTTGTTGGCCGAGCTCCGCGGTGACGTGCCTCAGGGCGAGTGGGCGGACTGCGCCCGGCGCCTGGAGCTGGCTGCGCAGTGGATGGACGAGGCGGCGGTCTCCACCATTCACGGCTGGTGCCAGCGCATGTTGCGGGAGCACGCCTTCGACAGCGGCAGCTTGTTCAGCCAGACGCTCGAAACCGACCACAGCGAACTGTTGGCCGAAGTGGTACGGGACTACTGGCGTCAGCACTGCTACCCACTTGAAGGCGCTGCTCTGGAATGGGCGGTGCGGAGCTGGGGCACCCCGGCCAATCTCGGCGCGCGGCTGCGGCCATTGCTGGGCGAGGAGGGCGCGGTCAGTCAGCAGTCCCTTGGCGAATTGCTGGAATTCGCGCTGCAGGATCGTGAACGGAACCTGGCCTCGCTCAAGGCACCCTGGCGGGTTTGGGCCGATGAGCTGCAAGGCATTCTGGAAGCGGGCGCCGCCGCCAAGCAGGTGGACGGGCGCAAGATTCAGGCGCGCTACTTCCTGCCCTGGTTCGACAAGCTGCGGGCCTGGGCCAGCGGCGACGACGCTGCGCTGGACCTCGGCGGCGGCTTTACCCGTCTTACCCCCGAGGGTCTTGCCGAGGCCTGGAAGGGCGAGCCGCCGAAGCACCCGGCGCTGGAGGCCATGGCCATCCTGAAGGATCAGTTGGACAACCTGCCGGACCCGGCCGAGGCGGCGCTGCGCCACGCAGCGGCCTGGGTTCGTCAGCGCTTCGACCGGGAGAAGCGCCAACGCGCGGAGATGGGCTTCGACGACATGCTCACGCGCCTTGATGCCGCCCTGCAGAGTGAAAGCGGTCCGCGCCTGGCCGAGGTGATTCGTCGCCAGTTCCCGGTGGCCTTGATCGATGAATTCCAGGACACAGATCCCCTGCAGTACCGCATCTTCGACACCCTTTATGAGGTGGAGGCCAATCGCGACGACTGCGGCCTGTTCATGATCGGCGACCCCAAGCAGGCCATCTATTCCTTCCGGGGTGCAGACATCCACACCTATTTGCGCGCGCGCCGCGCCACCCTGGGGCGGCACTACAACCTGGAGAAGAACTTCCGTTCCAGCCAGCACATGGTGGATGCGGTGAACAACCTGTTCCTGCGGGCCGAAAACCGGGAGGGCGGGGCGGGGGCCTTCCTCTTCCGTGATGACTTGCCCTTCTTCCCGGTGGGCGCCCAGGGGCGCAAGGAGGTCTGGACGGTGGAGGGGCAGGCGCAGTCCGCCCTCAACCTCTGGCAGCTGGCGACCGAGGAACCGGTGGCCAAGGGCACCTACCTCGACGCCCTGGCTGGTGGCGCCGCCAGCGAGATCGTGCGCCTGCTGGAGTTGGGCCAGCGGCAGCGCGCCGGCTTCAGCAAGGACGGAACGCTGAAGCCGTTGCAGCCCAGCGATATCGCCGTGCTGGTGCGCGACTTCAACGAGGCCCAAGCCATTCGTGGCGAGTTGGCCGCGCGTGGCGTGCGCAGCGTTTATCTGTCGGACAAGGATTCGGTATTTGCCGCCCAGGAAGCCCGCGACCTGCTGCTCTGGCTGCGCGCCTGTGCCGAGCCGGACCAGGACCGCCCGCTGCGCGCGGCCCTGGCCAGCGCCACCCTCGGCCTGGATCTGGCCGAGCTGGAACAGCTCAACCTCGACGAGCGCACCTGGGAACGGCGCGTGATGCAGTTCCGCGATTACCGCCAGCGCTGGCAGCGCCAGGGCGTGCTGCCGATGCTGCGCCAGTTGCTGCAGGACTTCGAACTGCCGCAGCGGTTGATGGGGCGTGAGGACGGCGAGCGGGTGCTGACCAACCTGCTGCATCTGGCCGAGTTGCTGCAACAGGCAGCCGCCGAGCTGGACGGCGAGCTGGCGCTGATCCGCCATCTGGGTGAGCTGCTGGCCGGGGAGGGGCAGGCCGCCGAAGAGCAGGTGCTGCGTCTGGAAAGTGATGAGGCCCTGGTGCGGGTCGTGACCATCCACAAATCCAAGGGCCTGGAATACCCGCTGGTGTTTCTACCCTTTATCTGTGCCTTCCGCCCGGTGGACGACAAGAAGCCCTTGCAGGTCCATGACGGCGAGCGCCGTCGGCTGGTGCTCAAGGCCGACGAGGCCACCGTCGAGCGTGCCGAGCTGGAACGCCTGGGCGAGGACCTGCGTCTGCTGTATGTCGCGCTGACCCGTGCCCGTCACGCCTGCTGGCTGGGCGTCGCCGACCTGAAGATCGGCAACGCCAGGAAGTCGCGGCTGCACGAGTCCGCCCTCGGCTACCTGCTGGGCGGTGGTCAGGCGCTGGCGCAGAGTGCCGATCTGACCGCTTGGCTGGAACCCTTCAAGGATGCGTTGCGCAGCGACCTGCTGCCGGCCCCTGAAGCCAGCGAACAGCACTACCAGCCACAGGATGCCGCGCAGTTCGAGCCGCATTGGCGCACGCCGGCCCGCCGTGCCGGTGAGCATTGGTGGATCGCTTCCTACAGTGCATTGCGTCTGGAGGAGGGCGAGGTGCAGCAGCCCAGTCGATACGACGATGCCGCACCGGACAGCGCGGCGATGCAGAACTCCACCGATGACGAAAGCCCGGCGCTGGCGCAGGTGCAATTGCCGGCTTCGGCTCAGGGGCTGCACCGGTTCCCGCGCGGGCCCAACCCCGGCACCTTCCTCCATGGCTTGCTGGAGATGGCAGCGGATGAAGGTTTCGCCCACCTCGCCAGCGGCCCGGAGGCGTTGCGCGAATTGCTGGCGCGCCGTTGCCAACGGCGGGGCCTCGAAAGCTGGATCGATCCGCTGCACCAGTGGCTGCAAGCGCTGCTGACGCAGCCCCTGGGTCTCGGTGAGGGCCGGGCGGTGCGGCTGGCGGATCTGGTCGAGTACCAGCCTGAGCTGGAGTTCTGGTTCGAGGCCAGTCGTGTCGATGTGCAGCGTCTGGACGCGCTGGTGCAGCGCCATGAGCTGCCTGGCATTGCCCGGCAGCCCCTGCGCGCCGACACGCTGAACGGCATGTTCAAAGGCTTTATCGACCTGGTGTTCGAGCATGAGGGCCGCTATTACGTGGCTGACTACAAGTCCAACTGGTTGGGGGCCGATGACGCCGCCTACACCCGCGAGGCCATGACCGCTGCCGTCGCCAGTCACCGCTACGACCTGCAGTACGTGCTCTACGTGCTGGCGCTTCACCGGCAGCTGAGCCTGCGTCTGCCGGGCTACGACTACGACCGTCACCTGGGCGGCGCGCTCTACCTGTTCCTCCGTGCGCCTGGCACGGGGCTGTATCTGGCGCGGCCGTCGCGCGAGCTGATCGAACAGCTGGATGCCTTGTTCCACGGTGATCCTGAGGAGGCCGCGGCATGA
- the recD gene encoding exodeoxyribonuclease V subunit alpha, with protein sequence MSPTLSPALRDRAELFTLLAAWSERGWLRELDRALAQFLAELDPQASPLLILGAALASHQLGQGHVCLDLAATLADPDFALSLPPEGEDAEQAAQLPSQVLAGLTLDEWLAACAGSGLLDGEGAPLVLAGPCLYLRRYWDYERRVAGCIDERLRAAADAPVDLAERLATLFPEPLVLDGERLTDWQKLACALAAQGRFTLITGGPGTGKTTTVVRLLALLQEAALASGAPLRLSLAAPTGKAAARLTESIGAQVASLPVDEAVRQHIPSSVTTLHRLLGSRPDSRHFRHDAGNPLPLDVLVVDEASMIDLEMMANLLDALPGHARLILLGDKDQLASVEAGAVLGDLCRDAESGGYSAGTRQWLEGCTGERLADPALVPGEKALAQHIVMLRHSRRFGSGSGIGRLARAVNAGDAGAARGTLAAGSDDLHVLRLAGEQDRGLERLLLDGLPGTEERAQGYVHYLEVMRDLRPTLGDDAAAWDAWAAGVLAAFDRFQLLCAVRKGPWGVEALNERVAQALQRRGLLEQDHGWYEGRPVLVTRNDYSLGLMNGDIGIALRLPEPPEFPGAQPRQVLRVVFPRNDGSGGLRHILPSRLGAVETVFAMTVHKSQGSEFAHCALILPDTLNPVLTKELVYTGITRARHWFSLVESRAGIFEQAVQRRLERRSGLREALEA encoded by the coding sequence ATGAGCCCGACCCTATCCCCGGCGCTGCGCGATCGCGCCGAACTTTTCACCCTGCTGGCGGCCTGGAGCGAGCGCGGCTGGCTGCGGGAGCTGGACCGCGCGTTGGCGCAGTTCCTCGCCGAGCTGGACCCGCAGGCTTCGCCGTTACTGATCCTCGGTGCGGCATTGGCCAGCCACCAACTGGGGCAGGGCCATGTCTGCCTTGATCTGGCGGCGACCCTGGCCGACCCGGACTTCGCTCTGTCCCTGCCGCCGGAAGGCGAGGACGCCGAGCAGGCCGCGCAGCTGCCGTCTCAGGTGTTGGCCGGTCTGACCCTGGATGAATGGCTGGCTGCCTGCGCGGGTAGCGGGCTGCTGGATGGCGAGGGGGCGCCGCTGGTGCTCGCGGGGCCGTGCCTTTATCTGCGCCGCTATTGGGATTACGAACGCCGCGTGGCCGGCTGCATCGATGAGCGCCTGCGCGCGGCGGCCGATGCGCCGGTGGACCTGGCGGAGCGATTGGCGACGCTCTTCCCCGAGCCGCTGGTGCTGGATGGCGAGCGGCTGACCGACTGGCAGAAACTGGCCTGTGCCCTGGCCGCTCAGGGGCGGTTCACGCTGATTACCGGCGGCCCCGGTACGGGCAAGACCACCACGGTGGTGCGCCTGTTGGCGTTATTGCAGGAAGCGGCGCTGGCCTCAGGGGCGCCGCTACGCCTGAGCCTGGCTGCACCCACCGGCAAAGCCGCCGCGCGTCTCACGGAGTCCATCGGCGCCCAGGTGGCGTCGTTGCCGGTGGACGAGGCGGTGCGGCAGCACATTCCCAGCAGTGTCACGACCCTGCACCGGCTGCTGGGCAGTCGCCCGGACAGCCGTCACTTCCGCCATGACGCGGGCAATCCGCTGCCCCTGGATGTGTTGGTGGTGGACGAGGCGTCGATGATCGATCTGGAGATGATGGCCAATCTGCTTGACGCGCTGCCGGGACATGCTCGGTTGATCCTCCTGGGCGACAAGGATCAGTTGGCGTCGGTCGAGGCGGGGGCTGTGCTGGGCGACCTGTGTCGCGACGCCGAGTCCGGTGGCTACAGTGCGGGCACCCGTCAGTGGCTGGAAGGTTGCACGGGCGAGCGATTGGCCGACCCAGCGCTTGTTCCCGGCGAGAAAGCCTTGGCGCAACACATTGTCATGCTTCGGCACTCGCGGCGTTTCGGTAGCGGCTCCGGCATTGGACGGCTGGCGCGTGCGGTGAACGCCGGCGACGCTGGCGCTGCGCGGGGTACGTTGGCGGCCGGCAGCGATGACCTGCATGTTTTGCGTCTCGCTGGAGAGCAGGACCGAGGCCTTGAACGTCTCCTGCTCGATGGTCTGCCCGGTACGGAGGAGCGAGCTCAGGGATACGTCCACTACCTGGAGGTAATGCGCGATCTACGACCGACGCTCGGCGATGATGCGGCCGCCTGGGATGCTTGGGCCGCCGGTGTCCTGGCTGCCTTCGACCGCTTCCAGTTGCTCTGTGCCGTGCGCAAGGGGCCGTGGGGCGTCGAGGCGCTGAACGAGCGTGTTGCACAGGCCCTGCAACGTCGAGGGTTGCTGGAGCAGGATCACGGCTGGTATGAGGGGCGTCCGGTGCTGGTGACCCGCAACGACTACAGCCTGGGACTCATGAACGGTGACATCGGAATCGCGCTGCGCCTGCCGGAGCCGCCGGAGTTCCCCGGTGCGCAGCCGCGTCAGGTGCTGCGGGTGGTGTTTCCTCGCAATGACGGCAGCGGCGGGCTGCGGCATATCCTGCCAAGCCGGCTGGGGGCGGTGGAGACGGTGTTCGCGATGACGGTGCACAAGTCCCAGGGCTCGGAGTTTGCTCATTGCGCGCTGATCCTGCCGGACACCCTGAATCCGGTACTGACCAAGGAGCTGGTCTACACGGGTATCACCCGCGCGCGTCACTGGTTCAGCCTGGTGGAAAGCCGCGCAGGCATCTTCGAGCAGGCGGTGCAGCGGCGCTTAGAGCGACGCAGCGGGCTGCGCGAAGCACTTGAAGCCTGA
- a CDS encoding AAA family ATPase, whose product MITKIRIRGYRIYKDFLLKPNAGVNILVGDNDAGKSTLMEAISLALNGRMGGRGILEELNPHWFNTEVVAEFLSLRKAGKKPVKWSSKTGHRFRSIQPALRAVPVSGSCCSCVAVGGCSSRSGSAVHQPLLRLGWRNPKPVSIRI is encoded by the coding sequence GTGATCACCAAAATCCGAATCCGTGGTTACCGTATTTACAAGGATTTTCTTCTGAAGCCAAACGCAGGCGTGAACATCCTGGTAGGAGACAACGACGCCGGTAAATCCACTCTAATGGAGGCGATTTCGCTGGCGCTCAACGGCCGAATGGGGGGGCGAGGAATCCTAGAGGAGCTCAACCCCCACTGGTTCAACACCGAGGTGGTGGCAGAGTTTCTTTCCCTCAGGAAAGCTGGGAAGAAGCCAGTGAAGTGGTCAAGTAAAACTGGACACCGGTTTAGGTCTATCCAGCCAGCGCTTCGCGCTGTGCCGGTGTCTGGTAGCTGTTGTAGCTGTGTGGCCGTCGGTGGTTGTAGTAGTCGGTCAGGTAGCGCAGTACATCAGCCTCTGCTTCGGCTTGGCTGGCGTAACCCGAAGCCGGTATCCATTCGGATTTGA
- a CDS encoding ATP-binding protein, translating to MPSPTIDFRAIRPHLGSQHGGFEELVCQLAVLDTPAGVPFHRKGAGADAGLECYRVDRDGSETGWQAKYFFALGSGEAAQLKESFDNAVAKHPALARFVVCLPFDLSDGRVDGRKSERDRWNDWVAARQSSIAPRRVEIQLWGSFELIERLSRNDPLHVGRRTYWFDLPHFGADWLAERFAISRAALGRRYTPELNVELDIRQGLSAFARDPDFMRRIIDWANDLDEARHRALRDISAALEAAHAEDVTRLVEQSAAISAAIRTARLGPTDPLPLVEWRALLATARATLSRCSTAIWGLRRQPEGDRETVRNGSRAIELLRDGLDSVAEAIDAPGARLANVRRLLLVGEAGVGKSHLLGDVAEQHIARGFPAVLMLGGAFSDAEPWRQIAEQLGLTHASPDAILGALDAAAEAMGTRALVMVDAINERNGVAVWSERLAAFLAVADRFSHVVLLVSCRTTFVPYIVRDLDSTTLPRLEHPGFAGRAAEAARRYLDQRGIVRMAAPHFAVEFENPLFLRTCCDMLERRGSREFPKGLDGVSSVFDFYFGAVVEALNHRMGLAPRLKRVEAALEALAEAMVVAGTGYLLIEKANAILERIHGSNGRAEQSLFFQLESEGVLAVELVHDDNGAPVEMVRFTFERISDHRIAQRLLDTHVGEGDPALAFTPGGPLAPYAIGAGSYRFAGIAEAWAVQLPERYGVELLDMITNKADRWDLLHAFQLSLLWRRQEVFTARTLELLEKWADAMGGDIVLETLLAIATEPSNRFNADYLDRWLRPLSMPERDVQWSTRVAELAANGDDGDGDGDGDGAISTLIEWVLANGLEPIDLPRARLAAITLAWFTSLSHRWVRDMATKALATLLVNRRDLAATLIEQFAGVGDAYVLDRVLGAAYGAATRRSSDEGLAELARAAFKAVFERNPLPSHALVRDHARGIIELAASRGVLPADIPLERIRPPYQRGIALETISDETLEAYGDDYGGHWFRDEICSSAVEDGDFARYKIDSLASNFLLLPREEHGKSMREIFDAWYAETVASNPERQAAFSRVVELAERAHSMPSGFSEFISRSSRSTGLAEVRRAAENERNEAIEQFKNFLGETEAEAFRVRAEGYVCGRMWHESAPAWHPTYARDRSRRWVAWRAHELGWTAERFAEFDRQMISHGRMEHRIERIGKKYQWIAYHELTGRLSDTALIEERHGDVPALYQGPWQVGAREMDPTILVTRTKQRDSDRQVATWWSPHASHWREDPPEARLAWMQDQSRDVPDPVKQIDVTDPGGRRWLVLDTSVGRNQWVMVNGERLIHRMTWHKVKSMLVARGDVERLGHRLSRSASNRDHFPEVDMPSDGYLGEYPWHPVFAEVDGGWEIDRFGNIPIQATVANWLIERSGHDFSVEESFNLTVPAPALVRGLNLRLAEGRSLAYASAGGEILFKDPSVDEPGFSAALVDRNVMRAFLDETEQELVWVFSGEKSAHGGRHHGNGWGGELSYWGIYQFDGNTIQGALHFDCQDARAEQMAEFLTHP from the coding sequence ATGCCATCACCGACGATCGACTTCCGAGCCATCCGCCCTCATCTCGGCAGCCAACACGGTGGATTTGAAGAGCTCGTATGCCAGCTCGCTGTGCTCGATACGCCTGCTGGCGTCCCTTTTCATCGCAAAGGAGCCGGGGCTGATGCGGGGCTCGAATGCTACCGCGTCGATCGCGATGGTTCTGAGACTGGCTGGCAGGCCAAGTATTTCTTCGCGCTGGGCAGCGGTGAGGCTGCGCAGCTCAAAGAGTCTTTCGACAACGCTGTAGCCAAGCATCCGGCATTGGCTCGTTTCGTCGTCTGTCTACCGTTCGACCTATCGGACGGGCGTGTCGACGGGCGAAAGTCTGAGCGCGATCGCTGGAACGACTGGGTGGCCGCGCGGCAGTCTTCAATCGCACCCCGAAGGGTTGAGATTCAACTCTGGGGGAGCTTTGAACTGATCGAGAGGTTGTCGCGAAATGACCCTCTGCACGTAGGGCGTCGCACCTACTGGTTTGATCTGCCGCATTTCGGCGCCGACTGGCTGGCTGAGCGGTTCGCTATCTCTCGTGCCGCACTCGGTCGTCGCTACACGCCCGAGCTGAACGTCGAGTTGGATATACGCCAGGGTTTGTCAGCGTTCGCCCGCGACCCCGACTTTATGCGCCGCATCATTGATTGGGCGAATGATCTCGATGAGGCAAGGCATCGTGCGTTACGCGACATCAGTGCGGCGCTGGAAGCTGCTCACGCAGAAGATGTGACGAGGCTCGTTGAGCAATCGGCTGCGATTTCAGCGGCGATTCGCACCGCACGGTTGGGGCCTACAGATCCGCTCCCGCTGGTCGAATGGCGCGCATTGCTGGCAACCGCGCGCGCAACCCTTAGCCGCTGTTCCACGGCGATCTGGGGGCTGCGTCGCCAGCCCGAAGGTGATCGAGAGACGGTGCGCAACGGTTCGCGTGCCATCGAGCTTCTGCGCGATGGTCTCGATAGTGTTGCCGAGGCGATTGATGCGCCTGGAGCCCGCTTAGCCAATGTGCGTCGATTGCTGCTTGTCGGCGAGGCAGGTGTCGGCAAGTCGCACTTGCTCGGTGACGTTGCCGAGCAGCACATCGCCCGCGGCTTTCCCGCCGTGCTCATGCTTGGCGGTGCCTTCAGCGACGCCGAGCCCTGGCGGCAGATCGCCGAGCAACTTGGACTGACCCATGCTTCTCCGGATGCGATCCTCGGTGCCCTGGACGCGGCGGCTGAGGCTATGGGCACGCGCGCGCTGGTGATGGTGGATGCGATAAATGAACGGAATGGTGTTGCCGTCTGGTCTGAGCGACTGGCCGCGTTCCTCGCGGTTGCCGACCGCTTCAGTCATGTCGTGCTTTTGGTCTCGTGCCGTACCACCTTTGTCCCTTACATTGTGCGCGACCTTGATTCGACGACGCTGCCTCGGCTTGAGCACCCAGGTTTTGCCGGGAGAGCAGCCGAGGCCGCGCGCCGTTATCTCGACCAGCGCGGCATTGTGCGTATGGCGGCTCCGCACTTCGCCGTCGAGTTTGAAAACCCGCTGTTCCTGCGTACCTGCTGTGACATGCTTGAACGCCGAGGCTCGAGAGAGTTTCCGAAGGGCCTCGACGGCGTATCGAGTGTCTTCGATTTCTATTTTGGCGCGGTTGTCGAGGCACTCAATCACCGTATGGGGCTAGCCCCCAGGCTCAAGCGTGTTGAGGCTGCCCTTGAGGCACTCGCCGAGGCAATGGTCGTCGCAGGGACTGGCTATCTCTTGATCGAGAAGGCAAACGCGATCCTCGAGAGGATTCACGGCTCAAACGGCCGCGCCGAGCAATCGCTGTTCTTTCAGCTGGAAAGCGAGGGAGTGCTCGCGGTTGAACTAGTCCACGATGACAACGGTGCACCGGTTGAAATGGTACGTTTCACCTTCGAGCGGATAAGCGATCATCGTATCGCTCAAAGGCTGCTCGATACCCATGTCGGAGAGGGTGATCCTGCGTTGGCTTTCACTCCTGGCGGCCCACTCGCACCCTATGCAATCGGTGCAGGATCGTATCGCTTCGCTGGCATCGCCGAGGCATGGGCAGTCCAGCTGCCCGAGCGCTACGGCGTTGAGCTACTCGATATGATCACCAACAAGGCAGACCGCTGGGACCTCCTTCACGCCTTCCAACTCAGCCTGCTCTGGCGCCGCCAAGAGGTCTTTACCGCGCGGACGCTGGAGTTGCTTGAAAAGTGGGCGGATGCTATGGGTGGTGACATCGTGCTCGAAACATTGTTGGCGATCGCCACCGAGCCCAGCAACCGTTTCAACGCGGACTATCTCGACCGTTGGTTGAGACCGCTATCAATGCCGGAGCGTGATGTTCAGTGGTCTACACGTGTGGCGGAACTCGCCGCCAACGGCGACGATGGCGATGGCGATGGCGATGGCGATGGCGCGATCAGCACATTGATTGAATGGGTACTTGCCAATGGCCTTGAACCAATTGACCTTCCTCGTGCCCGTCTTGCCGCGATCACGCTCGCTTGGTTCACCAGCCTCAGTCATCGTTGGGTGCGCGACATGGCAACCAAGGCACTGGCGACGCTATTGGTCAATCGACGAGACCTCGCGGCGACGCTGATTGAGCAGTTCGCCGGCGTTGGTGATGCCTATGTACTGGACCGCGTGCTCGGCGCCGCATATGGCGCGGCGACTCGTCGCTCAAGTGATGAGGGACTAGCCGAGCTTGCCCGTGCTGCCTTCAAGGCGGTCTTCGAGCGCAATCCATTGCCATCCCATGCGCTCGTTCGTGATCACGCGCGTGGCATCATTGAACTCGCTGCCAGCCGAGGTGTGCTACCTGCGGACATACCACTGGAGCGAATTAGGCCCCCATACCAACGCGGTATTGCTCTTGAAACGATCTCCGACGAGACGCTTGAAGCGTACGGGGACGACTATGGGGGGCATTGGTTTCGTGATGAAATCTGCAGCTCTGCGGTCGAAGACGGAGACTTCGCGCGCTACAAGATCGACTCGCTTGCGAGCAACTTTCTGCTTCTACCTCGTGAAGAGCACGGCAAATCCATGCGCGAGATCTTCGACGCGTGGTACGCCGAAACGGTTGCATCGAATCCCGAACGCCAAGCAGCGTTTTCTCGTGTCGTTGAGCTAGCCGAACGGGCGCATTCAATGCCCTCCGGGTTCAGCGAATTTATCAGTCGGAGTAGTCGTTCCACTGGACTGGCCGAGGTGCGCCGTGCGGCAGAGAACGAACGCAACGAGGCGATTGAACAATTTAAGAACTTTTTGGGTGAGACTGAGGCTGAAGCGTTCCGCGTCCGAGCCGAAGGTTATGTCTGTGGCCGCATGTGGCACGAGAGCGCTCCGGCCTGGCATCCGACTTATGCACGCGATAGGTCGCGTCGCTGGGTTGCATGGCGGGCACATGAGCTAGGTTGGACTGCCGAGCGCTTCGCCGAATTCGATCGCCAGATGATCAGTCATGGCCGGATGGAGCATCGCATTGAGCGCATCGGTAAAAAATATCAGTGGATTGCCTATCACGAACTGACTGGGCGCTTATCTGATACTGCCCTCATTGAGGAACGACACGGAGACGTTCCGGCGCTCTATCAAGGCCCCTGGCAAGTCGGTGCGCGCGAAATGGACCCAACCATTCTCGTGACTCGTACCAAGCAGCGCGACTCAGATCGGCAAGTCGCAACCTGGTGGTCACCCCATGCTTCACATTGGCGGGAAGATCCGCCCGAGGCCCGCCTCGCATGGATGCAAGATCAGAGCCGGGATGTGCCTGATCCGGTTAAGCAGATTGACGTCACTGATCCTGGCGGTCGACGTTGGCTTGTGCTGGACACCAGTGTGGGACGAAATCAGTGGGTCATGGTTAATGGCGAGCGGCTGATCCACCGGATGACTTGGCACAAGGTGAAATCGATGCTGGTCGCACGTGGTGATGTCGAGCGCCTGGGCCACCGGCTTTCCCGTTCGGCTAGCAACCGCGATCACTTCCCCGAAGTTGATATGCCAAGTGACGGCTATCTCGGCGAGTACCCTTGGCACCCGGTGTTCGCGGAGGTTGATGGCGGCTGGGAAATTGACAGGTTCGGGAACATCCCGATCCAAGCCACTGTGGCCAACTGGCTTATCGAGCGTTCAGGCCACGATTTTTCGGTCGAAGAAAGTTTCAATCTTACAGTCCCTGCACCGGCACTCGTGCGAGGTCTTAACCTTCGTCTCGCGGAAGGGCGTTCGCTTGCATATGCCAGTGCAGGTGGAGAGATCCTCTTCAAGGACCCCTCTGTCGACGAACCCGGGTTTAGTGCGGCGCTGGTCGATCGTAATGTCATGCGTGCGTTCCTCGATGAAACAGAGCAAGAGCTGGTTTGGGTCTTCTCAGGCGAGAAGAGTGCACATGGGGGGCGGCATCATGGAAATGGATGGGGTGGGGAGCTCAGTTACTGGGGGATCTACCAATTCGACGGCAACACTATCCAGGGTGCGCTCCACTTCGACTGCCAAGACGCCCGAGCCGAGCAAATGGCGGAGTTTCTCACTCATCCTTAG